ACAATTTTTGGCGCCATTTCCAGTGCTTTGTCTGCAGCAATATTCTCTTAAATATTTCACGTGAGCCCTTCCCTGTTACGCATTCGTATCAGAGTTTATAGCTTATAATCTTGCTTTAACTTGTAACCTTAGGAAATATGTTATTTAAGCTTAGTAATACAAAAATGCTATTTAATTCAGTAGTAATAGCAGATATCAAACTTATAAAATTCAGCCAAGAAAAATAACTAATATTATCCTAACCTTGTCGATATATTAATGTTTAATTTAAATTATAAATAAGTCCAGTCAATTTTTATTAAATATATAACAAAGAATTTTTTATTCAATTTTCTATAATTAATAATAATTAAAGCTATTTTAATTAATTGACTATATATCTTTACGTATTTTGCATAAGCACAAAAGTTTTATTTTTATGGGGTAGAGTGATTCGATTATGGTGGAGAGGCGTAAGATGTTTTTAGCCTGCTACATAGATTATCTTATTGAAGAGCTTCTCAAGATCGTCAATCAACTTTTTACCCACTTGTGGGTTTTAAAAGGACATTTTTTTGTTGATTTAACCAAGCTTATTGGGCGTGGCTTATATCTAAAAATAGTAAGGCTTATACATTGAAGCTAGATCTCGTTATTTCGTGCAAAAAGCAGTAGGAGATTCATTTTCTTAGCGAAGATAACTTTTTGATGGAGTTTCTATTGCTAATGGGTACTACTATGGATTGATGGGTTTTGCGGAGCTGACTAAATGAAGGTCTCGTGGCAAAAGTGGTGTTTTCATCTACCACTCGTGCAGCACCTTAAGAGCTACAATCTGAAAGCACTGCGCTCTGATCTCAAAGCCGGTCTGAATGTCTCTTTGTTAGATTTCCCACAGGGAATGGCTTACGCCATGATTGCCGGCTTACCTGTTCAGTTTGGAATTTATGCTTCAGCAATAGGCTCAACTATAGGTCCACTCTTTGCCAGCTCTCGTTATTTGATGTTAGGGCCAACCAATGCTTCAGCTGTCTTATTATTAAGTGCTTTCTTGGTCCTAGATGTTTCAGATGAGCAAAGGCTAGTGGTCCTACCACTGTTAATCATTATGGTAAGTGCATTTCTGTTCCTAGGTGTCTTCTTGCAAGCTCACGTCATACTACAATATGTTTCACGAAGTGTGGTTGTGGGTTATATCACAGCCGCAGCGTGCTTGATTATTGTCAATCAGCTGAGACACGTTTTAGGAATAGAAGTTCCAAGGTCAGGGACCTTTTGGGAAGCCTTAATATTAACGGGAGCTCGATTGTTGGAAGCAAATCAAGAAACTATATTTTTATCATTGTTTACCATAGGTCTCTACTTGTTGTGTAAATTTTTCTTTAAAAAATTGCCGGCTATAGCTGTAGCTTTAGTTTTGGCAGGCGTAGTTTATTATGCACTTAATGCAAAGGGCTTAGAACTACAAACGCTTCCTCCACTACCGTTAGCATCTTGGCCTGTTTCATTGCCTGAAATAGGTTTTTCTCTTATCAGTCAATTGGCGAGTCCAGCATTTGCCATTGCTTTCCTTACTTTATTAGAAAGTTCTTCAATTGCTAAAACATTGGCAGCAAAGTCTGGAGATCGATTAGATGTCAAGCAGCAGATGTTTAGTATGGGGGCTGCTAATTTTTGTAATGCCTTTGCATCAGGTATGCCGGTATCTGGATCTCTTACTCGGTCAATTGTCAATTTCGAGAGTGGAGCTAAAACACCCATAGCCAGTATGATAAGTGGCGGTATTTTGGTGGCAGGGGTCTTAACACTAGGGCCATTGATCGGCTACATACCAAAAGCTGCGCTAGCAACGTTGGTTTTAGTAGTAGGTGTTTCTCTTTTTCAGTATAAGACCATAAAGACGGTTGTCCTGACAACGCGCTCGGACATGGTTACTTTCTTGGTTACTTTTCTAGGTGGCTTATTTTTTCCACTCGACATGGCTATTTACCTAGGGGTTGGAACTTCTCTAATTTTGTTTATCAAGAAGGTTTCGAAGCCCAGCATTGTGGAATATGCTTTTGATGAACAAGGTGCTTTGGGAGAAAGAAATAAAGCCTCAAGTGATCGTCCTGCTATATCAATCGTTCATGTAGAGGGAGACTTGTTTTTTGGTGCGACCGATCTCTTTCTAGAG
The Verrucomicrobiota bacterium DNA segment above includes these coding regions:
- a CDS encoding SulP family inorganic anion transporter, with the translated sequence MKVSWQKWCFHLPLVQHLKSYNLKALRSDLKAGLNVSLLDFPQGMAYAMIAGLPVQFGIYASAIGSTIGPLFASSRYLMLGPTNASAVLLLSAFLVLDVSDEQRLVVLPLLIIMVSAFLFLGVFLQAHVILQYVSRSVVVGYITAAACLIIVNQLRHVLGIEVPRSGTFWEALILTGARLLEANQETIFLSLFTIGLYLLCKFFFKKLPAIAVALVLAGVVYYALNAKGLELQTLPPLPLASWPVSLPEIGFSLISQLASPAFAIAFLTLLESSSIAKTLAAKSGDRLDVKQQMFSMGAANFCNAFASGMPVSGSLTRSIVNFESGAKTPIASMISGGILVAGVLTLGPLIGYIPKAALATLVLVVGVSLFQYKTIKTVVLTTRSDMVTFLVTFLGGLFFPLDMAIYLGVGTSLILFIKKVSKPSIVEYAFDEQGALGERNKASSDRPAISIVHVEGDLFFGATDLFLEEMRRMVLVPHLKVMILRLRNARNLDASAALAIIELVHLAKEEGRSVLVSGVHKEVEQVFIQSGLMKLIGSENVFHYTPQNLTMSTRNALKRAQEIIGRDDADIILLTQRKDNKRSRVSKSDRESH